A portion of the Daphnia magna isolate NIES linkage group LG4, ASM2063170v1.1, whole genome shotgun sequence genome contains these proteins:
- the LOC123471098 gene encoding uncharacterized protein LOC123471098, with protein sequence MGTYIRKTSHASASPDLIRRAINLVFSSAHENDLEEYLHQSADIYFGLSPKEVRKMAWLYATMRKLNFPETLNTNKEAGVDWFSGFLKRYPILSIRKPEATSLARTSAFNQHNVDLANFDNIDIDEAQIVSEAVPSPPVPRQKSPLQELLPLPKAGPRKQTKNNGRRKRTTAILTNTPVKAVIEAEKMAVKSKAARKMFPDQAGSSKKKRMPKKAIGATCPVGIGNLPPGWGVGRF encoded by the exons ATGGGGACTTATATTCGAAAAACAAGCCATGCTTCAGCATCTCCTGACCTTATTCGAAGGGCCATTAATttg GTCTTTTCATCTGCGCATGAGAATGACTTGGAAGAATACCTTCACCAATCAGCTGATATCTACTTTGGGCTCTCTCCgaaggaagtcagaaagatggccTGGCTTTATGCCACCATGCGGAAGCTAAATTTTCCTGAAACGTTGAATACCAATAAAGAGGCTGGAGTGGATTGGTTCAGTGGGTTCCTCAAGCGATACCCAATTCTCTCCATTAGGAAACCTGAAGCAACTTCCCTGGCACGGACATCTGCTTTTAACCAACATAATGTGGATCTAGCAAATTTTGACAACATTGACATTGATG AAGCCCAAATTGTCTCAGAAGCAGTGCCATCTCCCCCAGTTCCGCGACAAAAATCTCCTCTGCAAGAATTGCTGCCACTACCCAAAGCTGGACCAAGAaagcaaaccaaaaacaacGGCCGTCGTAAAAGAACAACCGCTATTTTGACCAACACTCCGGTTAAAGCAGTCATCGAAGCAGAGAAGATGGCTGTAAAGAGCAAAGCTGCTAGAAAGATGTTTCCGGATCAAGCTGGTTCCTCCAAAAAGAAGCGGATGCCGAAAAAAGCAATTGGAGCAACTTGCCCCGTTGGCATAGGCAACCTGCCCCCGGGATGGG GTGTGGGACGCTTCTAA